A single window of Archangium gephyra DNA harbors:
- a CDS encoding DUF2059 domain-containing protein has product MRSINPLASWRWCLLAVLAVGCAHSSTGPAAVTAEPAPRAQAAPVDANLAEARALTDQMFGPEAQATQRKQRKVRRLMVLTGAEDTGRQMLEMMTSHFEQSSSIPPGFMEKFREAAQQESIVDLLVPVYMKHFSEEDLDAAITFHESPAGKRFLAAQPRVLQEAKEVGEQWGVRLAEKALRALVKEESERKPTPARHEGQEL; this is encoded by the coding sequence TTGCGCTCCATCAATCCCCTGGCGTCCTGGCGGTGGTGTCTCCTGGCGGTCCTCGCGGTGGGCTGCGCGCACTCGAGCACGGGCCCGGCGGCCGTGACTGCGGAGCCGGCCCCTCGTGCCCAAGCCGCTCCCGTGGACGCCAACCTCGCCGAGGCCCGGGCGCTCACGGACCAGATGTTCGGTCCCGAGGCGCAGGCCACGCAGCGCAAGCAGCGGAAGGTGCGCCGGCTGATGGTGCTCACGGGCGCGGAGGACACGGGCCGGCAGATGCTGGAGATGATGACGAGCCACTTCGAGCAGTCCTCGAGCATCCCACCGGGCTTCATGGAGAAGTTCCGCGAGGCGGCGCAGCAGGAGTCCATCGTGGACCTGCTGGTGCCGGTGTACATGAAGCACTTCTCCGAGGAGGACCTGGACGCGGCCATCACCTTCCACGAGTCCCCGGCGGGCAAGCGCTTCCTCGCGGCCCAGCCGCGGGTGTTGCAGGAGGCGAAGGAGGTGGGCGAGCAGTGGGGCGTGCGGCTCGCGGAGAAGGCCCTGCGGGCGCTGGTGAAGGAGGAGTCGGAGCGGAAGCCCACGCCCGCGCGTCACGAGGGACAGGAGCTGTAA
- a CDS encoding double-CXXCG motif protein, translated as MKFYELERDPSPRYTGNLNAAHKWGLPGVERCPVCDLPPEKYTMGQYPCVDLSGLPRKDHETLVDSWPLPREEFIRLRELVRPLAPPYAVLTSGARFGPLQGTGLGYFGQLVMQNPWSLCLRREALEKLQSAGVRGLTGCPTQVRFRTKHAPDLRDIQLESHGRFHLDCLPPPNPPCATCGVAMGHSVPDPYVLDAASLPQHVDIFRLADASTLIIANERLVDAVRRLELDGVVFKELEVR; from the coding sequence ATGAAATTCTACGAACTGGAAAGAGACCCGTCCCCTCGTTACACCGGCAACCTGAACGCTGCCCACAAGTGGGGGCTTCCCGGCGTGGAGCGCTGCCCTGTCTGTGATTTGCCGCCAGAAAAATATACGATGGGACAATACCCTTGCGTGGATCTGTCGGGTCTGCCACGCAAGGACCACGAGACGCTGGTGGACTCGTGGCCCCTCCCGCGTGAGGAGTTCATCCGGCTCCGCGAGCTGGTTCGCCCCCTGGCGCCGCCCTACGCCGTGCTGACATCGGGAGCGCGCTTCGGCCCGCTCCAGGGAACAGGGCTGGGCTACTTCGGCCAGCTCGTCATGCAGAACCCCTGGTCCCTCTGCCTGCGCCGCGAGGCCTTGGAGAAGTTGCAGAGCGCTGGCGTACGGGGCCTGACCGGCTGCCCCACCCAGGTGCGATTCCGCACCAAACACGCACCCGACCTGCGAGACATCCAGCTCGAAAGCCACGGGCGATTCCACCTGGACTGCCTGCCTCCCCCGAATCCTCCGTGCGCCACCTGTGGCGTCGCCATGGGCCACAGTGTCCCGGATCCCTATGTGCTCGACGCGGCCTCGCTGCCGCAGCACGTGGACATCTTCCGGCTGGCCGACGCCTCCACACTCATCATCGCCAACGAGCGCCTGGTGGACGCGGTGCGCCGCCTGGAGTTGGACGGTGTCGTCTTCAAGGAGCTGGAAGTCCGCTGA
- a CDS encoding PaaI family thioesterase has protein sequence MASDDTFPDDRRQMMESINGFLRDSVPHNHELGLSVVDLGVAEATMRLPYAEKLVGNPETGVLHGGAVTTLIDATCGISVFMKMARMARIATLDLRIDYLHPATPGKELLARAECYKLTRAVAFVRALAHHGDPANPVASAQGTFIIVED, from the coding sequence ATGGCGAGCGACGACACGTTCCCCGATGACCGGCGGCAGATGATGGAGAGCATCAACGGCTTCCTCCGCGACTCCGTCCCGCACAACCACGAGCTGGGCCTGAGCGTGGTGGACCTCGGGGTGGCGGAGGCGACCATGCGGCTGCCCTACGCGGAGAAGCTGGTGGGCAACCCCGAGACGGGCGTGCTGCACGGCGGCGCGGTGACGACACTCATCGACGCCACGTGTGGCATCTCCGTCTTCATGAAGATGGCCCGCATGGCGCGCATCGCCACGTTGGACCTGAGAATCGACTACCTGCACCCGGCCACGCCCGGCAAGGAGCTCCTGGCTCGCGCCGAGTGCTACAAGCTCACCCGCGCGGTGGCCTTCGTGCGCGCGCTCGCGCACCACGGGGACCCGGCCAACCCGGTGGCCTCCGCGCAGGGCACCTTCATCATCGTGGAGGACTGA
- a CDS encoding pilus assembly protein N-terminal domain-containing protein produces the protein MKNVKKLMGVLAVTAVAVLGTAAGAEQVAPAAAQGTPAAPAETIHVKKGEVYTLEVKDLVRIAVGDPETAGISVADKTDKKDATGVRIAGLKAGETILLTWTKDGTRKAYTLVIRG, from the coding sequence ATGAAGAACGTGAAGAAGCTGATGGGCGTGCTGGCGGTGACGGCGGTGGCGGTGCTCGGCACGGCGGCGGGCGCGGAGCAGGTGGCTCCCGCGGCGGCCCAGGGCACCCCCGCGGCCCCCGCGGAGACGATCCACGTCAAGAAGGGCGAGGTGTACACGCTGGAGGTGAAGGACCTCGTGCGCATCGCCGTGGGGGACCCGGAGACGGCCGGCATCTCCGTGGCCGACAAGACGGACAAGAAGGACGCCACGGGCGTGCGCATCGCCGGGCTCAAGGCGGGGGAGACCATCCTGCTGACGTGGACGAAGGACGGGACGCGCAAGGCGTACACGCTCGTCATCCGGGGCTGA
- a CDS encoding PaaI family thioesterase: MDSTPPGPAPRIANLLRQVRLTGEYHLLTEAIPYTRFLGIGVENTTGEVLCRMRYAPMLIGNSSIPAIHGGTLGGLLESAAIFELLLRTQTDRVPKIISITVDFLRSGRPQDTLAKATITRLGRRVANLQVQAWQEDRSRPIASANALFLLS; the protein is encoded by the coding sequence ATGGACAGCACGCCCCCGGGCCCCGCGCCCCGCATCGCCAACCTCCTGCGCCAGGTGCGCCTCACCGGTGAGTACCACCTGCTCACCGAGGCCATTCCCTACACGCGCTTCCTCGGCATCGGCGTGGAGAACACCACCGGCGAGGTGCTGTGCCGCATGCGCTACGCGCCCATGCTCATCGGCAACAGCTCCATCCCCGCCATCCACGGTGGCACGCTCGGCGGGCTGCTCGAGTCCGCCGCCATCTTCGAGCTGCTGCTGCGCACCCAGACGGATCGCGTGCCGAAAATCATCAGTATCACCGTGGACTTCCTGCGCTCGGGCCGGCCCCAGGACACGCTGGCCAAGGCCACCATCACCCGGCTCGGCCGGCGCGTGGCCAACCTGCAGGTGCAGGCCTGGCAGGAGGACCGCTCCCGGCCCATCGCCAGCGCCAACGCCCTCTTCCTGCTGTCCTGA
- a CDS encoding TIGR02269 family lipoprotein, whose translation MTRALRPRPLLPLLLSTLLLVSCATAPALGAREGTRTDETTSCDNADADQCVVLACDEGECAFFDCADVDPEALTQGPLAHGAELARFPRPPFRAPSTQRNWRRAGLREDARPRMTFHFRYRQGFLPAFPRLEGTLIKHHLFPQAQEFRTWLKNCGINIHEWTMLIPEQVHLRIHRGANGGSWNQAWQQFMRANPDYVPREVLISKAFELALRFDIAGPIRPYYSPVPAPGPQLLAP comes from the coding sequence ATGACCCGAGCCCTCCGGCCCCGCCCCCTGCTGCCGCTGCTCCTCTCCACGCTGCTGCTGGTCTCGTGCGCTACCGCACCCGCTTTGGGGGCCCGGGAAGGCACCAGGACTGACGAGACCACCTCCTGCGACAACGCAGATGCCGACCAATGCGTCGTGCTCGCCTGCGACGAGGGCGAGTGCGCCTTCTTCGACTGCGCGGACGTGGACCCGGAGGCGCTCACGCAAGGACCCCTGGCGCATGGTGCGGAGCTGGCGCGATTCCCTCGCCCGCCTTTTCGTGCCCCGAGTACCCAGCGCAACTGGAGGCGCGCGGGGCTTCGGGAGGACGCCCGGCCCCGGATGACCTTCCACTTCCGCTACCGCCAGGGCTTCCTTCCCGCCTTTCCGCGGCTCGAAGGCACGCTGATCAAACACCACCTTTTTCCCCAGGCGCAGGAGTTCAGGACATGGCTCAAGAACTGCGGTATCAACATCCACGAATGGACGATGCTCATTCCGGAGCAAGTCCACCTGCGAATCCATCGTGGTGCCAATGGCGGCTCGTGGAATCAGGCGTGGCAGCAGTTCATGAGGGCTAATCCAGACTACGTGCCACGGGAAGTCCTTATCAGCAAGGCCTTTGAGCTGGCTCTGCGCTTCGACATCGCTGGTCCCATTCGCCCGTACTACTCTCCGGTGCCCGCCCCTGGACCGCAGCTTCTCGCCCCTTGA
- a CDS encoding protein kinase domain-containing protein, translating into MAARACDNPDAMPLESRLRAPDGCPDENVLAGFASGALAHEDTPRLEQHLDGCAACRALVAAVAAEASQPGDSLAPTCLDTGTPTLPMHPGAPALEPGAQVGRYVVEALLGEGGMGMVYAARDPALGRTVALKLLRPGGGGDEGRARLVREAQAMARLSHPNVLPLFELGTEGDSVFLAMERVEGPTLAGWLRERERPWREVLALFMRAGEGLAAAHRAGLVHRDFKPANVLVGADGRPRVTDFGLVRHEAGLDEALPGDAAAGDTGEALTRAGAAPGTPAYMSPEQLAGREVDARGDQFSFCVALHEALYGLRPFDARARGEARWSRVPVPRGPRLPGHVRAALERGLSLSAEARFASMEALLGALAAPSGPRWLPVVTVVAGLGLVLAGADVVVWRTRAPEAVPAQEAMPVALMPGTPVELEIPGMVRVAVGTPDVVEVKVLEADKVQLLPLATGTTTMLVWTRDGTRRTYNVSVGPY; encoded by the coding sequence GTGGCGGCGCGTGCCTGCGACAATCCCGACGCGATGCCCCTGGAATCGAGGTTGCGCGCGCCGGACGGGTGCCCGGACGAGAATGTGCTCGCGGGTTTCGCCTCGGGCGCGCTGGCCCATGAGGACACGCCGCGCCTGGAGCAACACCTGGACGGGTGCGCCGCGTGCCGGGCCCTGGTGGCGGCGGTGGCCGCCGAGGCCTCACAGCCCGGGGACAGCCTCGCCCCCACGTGCCTGGACACGGGCACGCCCACGCTGCCCATGCACCCCGGAGCGCCCGCGCTGGAGCCGGGGGCGCAGGTGGGCCGCTACGTCGTCGAGGCGCTGCTCGGCGAGGGCGGCATGGGCATGGTGTACGCGGCGAGGGATCCCGCGCTGGGGCGCACGGTGGCGCTGAAGCTGCTGCGTCCGGGCGGGGGAGGGGACGAGGGCCGGGCGCGGCTGGTGCGTGAGGCCCAGGCGATGGCGCGGCTGTCACACCCCAACGTGCTGCCCCTCTTCGAGCTGGGCACGGAGGGCGACAGCGTCTTCCTCGCGATGGAGCGGGTGGAGGGCCCCACGCTGGCGGGCTGGCTGCGCGAGCGGGAGCGGCCCTGGCGCGAGGTGCTCGCCCTCTTCATGCGGGCGGGCGAGGGGCTGGCGGCGGCGCACCGGGCGGGACTGGTGCACCGGGACTTCAAGCCGGCCAACGTGCTGGTGGGCGCGGACGGACGGCCCCGCGTCACGGACTTCGGGCTGGTGCGCCACGAGGCCGGGCTGGACGAGGCACTCCCGGGAGACGCCGCGGCCGGAGACACGGGGGAGGCGCTCACCCGGGCGGGAGCGGCGCCGGGGACGCCCGCGTACATGTCCCCCGAGCAACTCGCGGGCCGCGAGGTGGACGCGCGCGGAGACCAGTTCAGCTTCTGCGTGGCGCTGCATGAGGCGCTGTATGGCCTGCGCCCCTTCGACGCGCGGGCCCGGGGCGAGGCGCGCTGGAGCCGGGTGCCGGTGCCGCGAGGCCCTCGCCTTCCGGGCCACGTCCGCGCCGCGCTGGAGCGGGGCCTGTCGCTGTCCGCGGAGGCGCGCTTCGCCTCCATGGAGGCGCTGCTGGGGGCGCTCGCTGCACCCTCGGGGCCGCGCTGGCTTCCGGTGGTGACGGTGGTGGCCGGGCTGGGGCTGGTGCTCGCGGGGGCGGACGTCGTGGTGTGGCGGACGCGGGCGCCGGAGGCGGTGCCCGCCCAGGAGGCCATGCCCGTGGCGTTGATGCCGGGCACGCCCGTGGAGCTCGAGATTCCCGGGATGGTGCGCGTGGCGGTGGGCACCCCGGACGTGGTGGAGGTGAAGGTGCTGGAGGCGGACAAGGTCCAACTCCTCCCCCTCGCGACGGGCACCACCACGATGCTGGTGTGGACGCGGGACGGTACCCGCCGGACGTACAACGTGTCCGTGGGTCCATACTGA
- a CDS encoding ATP-binding protein, producing the protein MDDTTLASLKAALDASPDNAPLRGLVLKAHLDRNEVMQARAILGDHAPDLFSAPDRLHAARTLVQTGEHERALLFCSNHPSPEASLLSARALAALGRKDEARSAYQHAISLNPTLEDRDLLSQLSASVRDVQSSSPGGPRLRVISNDDTTATEVDRVLAPPQPPLTFADVGGLEDIKKQIKKRIILPFQKPSLFERFRKKAGGGILLYGPPGCGKTLLARATAGECGATFYNIAISDILDMYIGESERKLHALFDKARQTTPAVLFFDELEALAAKRQFTREGTSSKLVSQFLAEMDGFAQNNAGVLILGATNTPWAIDPAFRRPGRFDRVLFVPPPDAVAREEILKLLLKDRPQESHLDLGFVVKHTSTFSGADLSNVVETASDAAIERSLEQGNEAPITAEDLKGALKEVKPTALEWLTTARNYARYANDAGQYDEVLAFLQAHGKS; encoded by the coding sequence ATGGATGACACCACGCTCGCCTCCCTCAAGGCCGCGCTCGACGCGAGCCCCGACAACGCGCCCCTGCGCGGGCTCGTGCTCAAGGCCCACCTCGATCGCAACGAAGTCATGCAGGCCCGCGCCATCCTCGGCGACCACGCCCCGGACCTCTTCTCCGCACCGGACCGCCTCCACGCCGCCCGCACCCTCGTCCAGACCGGCGAGCACGAGCGCGCCCTCCTCTTCTGCTCCAACCACCCCTCCCCCGAGGCCTCCCTCCTCTCCGCTCGCGCCCTCGCCGCGCTCGGCCGCAAGGACGAGGCCCGCTCCGCCTACCAGCACGCCATCTCCCTCAACCCCACCCTGGAAGACCGCGACCTCCTCTCCCAGCTCAGCGCCTCCGTGCGCGACGTGCAGTCCTCCTCCCCCGGCGGCCCGCGTCTCCGTGTCATCTCCAACGACGACACCACCGCCACCGAGGTGGACCGCGTCCTCGCCCCTCCCCAGCCTCCCCTCACCTTCGCCGACGTGGGCGGCCTCGAGGACATCAAGAAGCAGATCAAGAAGCGCATCATCCTCCCCTTCCAGAAGCCCAGCCTCTTCGAGCGCTTCCGGAAGAAGGCCGGCGGCGGCATCCTCCTCTACGGCCCTCCCGGTTGCGGCAAGACGCTCCTGGCGCGCGCCACCGCCGGCGAGTGCGGCGCCACCTTCTACAACATCGCCATCTCCGACATCCTCGACATGTACATCGGCGAGTCGGAGCGCAAACTGCACGCCCTCTTCGACAAGGCCCGGCAGACGACTCCCGCCGTCCTCTTCTTCGACGAGCTCGAGGCGCTCGCCGCCAAGCGCCAGTTCACCCGCGAGGGCACCAGCTCCAAGCTCGTCAGCCAGTTCCTCGCGGAGATGGATGGCTTCGCGCAGAACAACGCGGGCGTGCTGATTCTCGGCGCCACCAACACGCCCTGGGCCATCGACCCGGCCTTCCGCCGTCCCGGCCGCTTCGACCGCGTCCTCTTCGTCCCTCCGCCCGACGCCGTGGCACGCGAGGAGATCCTCAAGCTCCTGCTCAAGGACCGGCCCCAGGAGTCCCACCTGGACCTGGGCTTCGTGGTGAAGCACACCAGCACCTTCTCCGGCGCGGACCTGTCCAACGTGGTGGAGACGGCCAGCGACGCCGCCATCGAGCGCTCGCTCGAGCAGGGCAACGAAGCGCCCATCACCGCGGAGGACCTCAAGGGCGCCCTCAAGGAGGTGAAGCCCACCGCGCTGGAGTGGCTCACCACCGCGCGCAACTACGCGCGCTACGCCAATGACGCCGGCCAGTACGACGAGGTGCTGGCCTTCCTCCAGGCCCACGGAAAGTCCTGA
- a CDS encoding tetratricopeptide repeat protein — translation MMDSPSSQWRHYAQVQLARGDHRGALETLRRALAEDPEDPEAHALLSLVLLALKRPHAAEHEAGLALSLEALLPLAHYAAASAAMALRHFKDAEQHLTHLLELEPDDTQNLLLQVRLLDLTGKKELKREVLQRAHSLDPNDPATLVAMGEDALERGDVKHALQWARDALTAQPEFQDGLVLMGQVYLRQGRIEDAREHALWALRQDATDEGSLRLLASIKARQSRLLGLWWRYAMFMGSLGDGKSTLVLLGAYVAYRFATLAAKDLGQPGLADVIQLVWLGLALYTWVGPALFQRMVRQELDSVRLDPRF, via the coding sequence ATGATGGATAGCCCCTCCTCTCAGTGGCGCCACTACGCGCAGGTGCAACTCGCCCGCGGGGACCACCGGGGCGCGCTGGAGACACTGCGCCGCGCCCTCGCCGAGGACCCCGAGGATCCCGAGGCCCATGCCCTGCTGTCCCTCGTGCTGCTGGCCCTCAAGCGCCCGCACGCCGCCGAGCACGAGGCCGGCCTCGCCCTCTCGCTCGAGGCCCTGCTGCCCCTGGCCCACTACGCCGCGGCCTCGGCGGCCATGGCGCTCCGGCACTTCAAGGACGCCGAGCAGCACCTCACCCACCTGCTGGAGCTGGAGCCGGATGACACGCAGAACCTCCTGCTCCAGGTCCGGCTGCTCGACCTGACGGGCAAGAAGGAGCTCAAGCGCGAGGTGCTGCAACGGGCCCACTCCCTGGATCCGAACGACCCGGCCACGCTGGTGGCGATGGGCGAGGACGCGCTGGAGCGCGGGGACGTGAAGCACGCCCTGCAGTGGGCCCGCGACGCCCTCACCGCCCAGCCCGAGTTCCAGGACGGCCTGGTGCTCATGGGACAGGTGTACCTGCGCCAGGGCCGCATCGAGGACGCGCGCGAGCACGCGCTGTGGGCCCTGCGCCAGGACGCCACCGACGAGGGCTCGCTGCGGCTGCTGGCCAGCATCAAGGCGCGCCAGAGCCGGCTGCTCGGCCTGTGGTGGCGCTATGCGATGTTCATGGGCTCGCTGGGCGACGGCAAGAGCACGCTCGTGCTGCTGGGCGCCTATGTGGCCTACCGCTTCGCCACCCTGGCCGCGAAGGACCTGGGCCAGCCCGGCCTCGCCGACGTCATCCAGCTCGTCTGGCTGGGGCTCGCCCTGTACACGTGGGTGGGCCCCGCCCTCTTCCAGCGCATGGTGCGCCAGGAGTTGGACTCGGTGCGGTTGGATCCCCGCTTCTGA
- a CDS encoding sigma-70 family RNA polymerase sigma factor encodes MSQPSPLARLLVPHLRPEARGYAEVPALETVLAELLASAHTAWPRVRLEDAVFLRYLAERLGPTSEPERTLRALPAADLFLACACVHGDAAAQAALDAHFLPKVAAAVARVHPGADAVSEVCQVLREKLLTSEGGQPPRLASYLGQGPLAAWLRAAAVRTALNLRRSAQRQARAEEEALAEATLPGGTHPELEHLRQRHRADFQAALAEALAALPSRERTVLRLHLVEGLSLERIGTVYRTHKSTVSRWLARAREEVLAGTRSRLTERLRLSSGELHSLLRDVPVQLDQSLSSLLATTGDSEGP; translated from the coding sequence CCGCTCGCCCGCCTGCTCGTGCCCCACCTGCGCCCCGAGGCCCGGGGGTACGCGGAAGTGCCCGCGCTGGAGACGGTGCTCGCGGAGCTGCTCGCCTCCGCCCACACGGCCTGGCCCCGGGTGCGGCTCGAGGACGCCGTCTTCCTGCGCTACCTCGCCGAGCGCCTCGGCCCCACCTCCGAGCCCGAGCGCACCCTGCGCGCCCTGCCCGCCGCGGACCTCTTCCTCGCCTGTGCCTGCGTGCACGGGGACGCCGCCGCCCAGGCCGCCCTGGACGCGCACTTTCTGCCCAAGGTGGCCGCCGCCGTCGCCCGCGTGCACCCGGGCGCGGATGCCGTCTCCGAGGTGTGCCAGGTGCTGCGCGAGAAGCTCCTCACCTCCGAAGGGGGCCAGCCGCCGCGCCTCGCCAGCTACCTGGGCCAGGGGCCGCTCGCCGCGTGGCTGCGCGCCGCCGCCGTCCGCACCGCCCTCAACCTGCGCCGCTCCGCCCAACGCCAGGCCCGCGCCGAGGAGGAGGCCCTCGCCGAGGCCACGCTGCCCGGGGGCACCCACCCCGAGCTGGAGCACCTGCGCCAGCGCCACCGGGCCGACTTCCAGGCCGCCCTCGCCGAGGCCCTCGCGGCCCTGCCCTCGCGCGAGCGCACCGTGCTGCGACTCCACCTCGTCGAGGGGCTGAGCCTGGAGCGCATCGGCACCGTGTACCGCACCCACAAGTCCACCGTGTCCCGGTGGCTCGCCCGCGCCCGCGAGGAGGTGCTCGCGGGTACCCGCTCCCGGCTCACCGAGCGCCTGCGCCTGTCCTCCGGCGAGCTGCACAGCCTCCTGCGCGATGTGCCCGTGCAGCTCGACCAGAGCCTCTCCTCGCTGCTCGCCACCACTGGGGACTCCGAGGGCCCGTGA